A genome region from candidate division KSB1 bacterium includes the following:
- the lysC gene encoding lysine-sensitive aspartokinase 3, which yields MIVMKFGGTSVGSADAIKRVADIIKSRLDQKPVVVVSAVGGLTDKLVELTRAACSGNHTEIDRLKNLFLDTHQKLIQDLSLSEPVLLSAFESGANMLESAVQMLEQAGEYSDELYDSLVSIGEFLSSNILAAVLQRNGIDSQMHDSRQLMITDSEFGSARPLMQESRVRVQKNLKPAAEKHVPVLQGFVGSDTAGRTTTLGRGGSDYSATLFASMLGAHTVEIWSDVDGVLSADPSLVPSAQRIRHMTFQEAAELAYFGAKVIHPSTLLPAVEDNIRVIILNSMNPEFKGTIISNTGEDRGEEDGRVKSIAYKENLTVITVISSRMLMSHGFMASLFGVFQKYRTAVDLVATSEVSVSITIDDTRHLKDIVRELEAFAAVEIETEKAVVCCVGESLKGTPGLAAQILGHLEHTKIYAISLGGSDINLSFVIEDAELPRVINRLHEQFFSK from the coding sequence ATGATCGTTATGAAGTTTGGCGGCACCTCCGTCGGCAGCGCCGACGCCATCAAGCGGGTCGCGGATATCATTAAATCGCGTCTGGATCAAAAACCCGTCGTGGTGGTGTCTGCTGTTGGCGGTTTAACGGATAAACTGGTCGAGCTTACACGCGCCGCCTGTTCCGGAAATCATACAGAGATCGATCGACTCAAGAATCTGTTTCTCGATACACATCAAAAATTGATCCAGGACCTGAGTCTGTCCGAACCCGTACTGCTTTCTGCATTTGAAAGCGGCGCCAATATGCTGGAAAGCGCTGTTCAGATGCTGGAACAGGCCGGTGAATACTCGGATGAATTGTACGATTCACTGGTCAGCATCGGAGAGTTTCTTTCGTCCAACATTCTTGCGGCCGTCCTGCAGCGCAACGGCATCGACAGTCAGATGCACGACTCCCGCCAACTGATGATCACGGATTCGGAATTCGGCTCGGCGCGTCCGCTGATGCAGGAATCCCGGGTACGCGTGCAGAAGAATTTGAAACCCGCAGCCGAAAAACATGTGCCGGTGCTGCAGGGCTTTGTAGGCAGCGATACGGCCGGTCGCACCACCACACTCGGACGCGGCGGCTCGGATTACTCGGCGACTCTGTTTGCCAGTATGCTCGGCGCGCACACAGTCGAGATTTGGTCGGATGTGGACGGCGTGCTGTCCGCGGATCCGTCCCTGGTGCCCTCGGCGCAGCGCATCCGGCATATGACCTTTCAGGAAGCGGCCGAGCTGGCCTATTTCGGCGCCAAGGTGATCCATCCGTCAACCCTGCTGCCGGCGGTCGAGGACAATATCCGCGTGATTATTCTCAATTCCATGAATCCCGAATTTAAAGGCACCATCATTTCCAACACAGGCGAAGACCGGGGCGAAGAAGACGGCCGCGTCAAGTCCATTGCCTACAAAGAAAATCTGACTGTGATTACGGTGATCTCGTCGCGCATGCTCATGTCGCACGGTTTTATGGCGTCGCTGTTCGGTGTGTTTCAGAAATACCGCACCGCCGTGGATTTGGTGGCCACGTCCGAGGTGTCTGTGTCCATCACCATCGATGATACCCGGCACCTCAAAGACATTGTTCGCGAACTCGAGGCCTTTGCCGCGGTCGAAATCGAAACCGAAAAAGCCGTTGTCTGCTGTGTCGGCGAATCATTAAAAGGCACACCTGGCCTGGCAGCGCAGATCCTGGGACATTTGGAACACACCAAGATTTATGCGATATCCCTCGGCGGATCTGATATTAATCTGAGTTTTGTCATTGAAGATGCGGAGCTGCCCCGGGTCATCAATCGACTGCATGAACAGTTTTTTTCAAAATAA
- a CDS encoding M20/M25/M40 family metallo-hydrolase has product MQADYIRVRMIHFLEQLVNMASPSGQERQVGEFLADRLQEFGFTVTRQPVDSDRFNILATTKHDPSILFCTHMDTVSPVIPFKRDGATLWGRGCCDAKGQITVMLTAARRLKQAGINNIGLLFVVDEENISAGAKAAATLPVSPDYIIVGEPTDNKLATGQKGVLVCRITAAGTGGHSSMPDQGRSAIHDLVRFLHPWLTRQWGRDPVLGQTFVNIGKINGGTGANILAPQATAMAIFRVTTSIQDIKNQLIDHVPDSIEIEILSASEPQTLIALPGFDTTVVGFGTDAGYLRPLGKILLFGPGSITTAHRQDEHITVEDLETGVTLLEKIVKQLLKRIQT; this is encoded by the coding sequence TTGCAGGCTGATTACATTCGGGTACGAATGATACATTTTCTGGAACAGCTGGTCAACATGGCATCACCCTCCGGTCAGGAAAGACAGGTCGGTGAATTTTTAGCGGATCGGTTACAGGAATTCGGTTTCACCGTTACCCGTCAGCCTGTCGATAGCGACCGTTTCAACATCCTCGCAACAACAAAGCATGATCCTTCAATTTTATTCTGTACCCATATGGATACGGTGTCTCCGGTCATCCCGTTCAAACGCGACGGCGCCACCCTGTGGGGACGCGGCTGCTGTGACGCCAAAGGCCAGATCACGGTCATGCTGACTGCTGCCAGACGCCTGAAACAGGCGGGAATCAACAATATCGGTTTGTTGTTTGTAGTGGATGAGGAAAATATATCCGCCGGCGCCAAAGCGGCTGCGACGCTTCCTGTTTCACCCGATTATATTATTGTCGGTGAGCCCACGGACAATAAATTGGCCACCGGACAAAAAGGCGTGCTGGTCTGCCGGATCACTGCTGCAGGCACTGGCGGACATTCGTCCATGCCGGATCAGGGGCGCTCGGCGATTCATGATCTTGTGCGTTTTCTGCACCCCTGGCTGACACGGCAATGGGGCCGGGACCCAGTGCTGGGACAGACATTCGTGAATATCGGCAAGATCAACGGCGGTACCGGCGCCAATATTCTGGCACCGCAGGCGACCGCTATGGCGATTTTTCGGGTGACCACGTCCATACAGGATATTAAAAACCAGCTGATTGACCACGTCCCCGATTCCATAGAAATCGAGATTCTCAGCGCATCCGAGCCGCAGACCCTGATCGCACTGCCCGGATTCGATACCACGGTGGTGGGATTTGGAACCGATGCCGGATATCTCAGACCTCTGGGAAAAATTCTGCTGTTCGGCCCGGGCTCGATCACCACGGCGCACCGGCAAGATGAACATATTACCGTCGAGGATCTGGAAACAGGCGTCACTCTGTTAGAGAAAATAGTCAAGCAACTATTAAAAAGGATACAAACATGA
- the tnpA gene encoding IS200/IS605 family transposase: MPQSLSKVYIHLVFSTKNQKTLIDPDIELELYPYMAKVFRECDSPLLAINGHWNHIHNLFYLSRKHSMSEVVGMVKRSSSKWIKSKGRGYLGFYWQNGYGAFSIGRSHIDLVKNYISNQKIHHRKASYQAEYINLLKKYNIDYDERYVWD, from the coding sequence ATGCCACAAAGTCTATCCAAAGTATACATTCATCTTGTATTTAGTACAAAAAATCAAAAAACCCTGATTGATCCTGATATTGAACTTGAGCTTTATCCCTATATGGCCAAAGTATTTCGAGAATGTGATTCTCCACTTTTAGCAATCAATGGCCATTGGAATCACATCCATAATTTGTTTTATTTGTCGCGAAAACATTCGATGAGTGAGGTGGTTGGTATGGTTAAAAGATCCTCATCAAAATGGATTAAAAGCAAGGGGCGTGGTTATCTGGGGTTTTATTGGCAAAACGGTTATGGTGCTTTTTCCATTGGTCGATCTCATATTGATTTGGTTAAAAACTATATTTCAAATCAGAAAATTCATCACCGTAAAGCCAGTTACCAGGCTGAATACATCAATCTTTTGAAAAAATACAATATTGATTATGATGAGAGATATGTGTGGGATTAG
- the rfaE1 gene encoding D-glycero-beta-D-manno-heptose-7-phosphate kinase: MQVIHSLIKRMQKQHILVLGDVMLDQFIYGHVNRISPEAPVPVVHVHREAAYPGGAANVARNLSEFGISATISGLIGNDANGGTLQSVLSGSGISINGLHQIENFQTIVKTRIIARHQQVVRVDREQKHQLNPDVIRTFDKSLEQLIASIDAVIIEDYGKGFIVQNLVERVLHHAKKHSKIVTVDPNPNNPLKWKGATLIKPNRNEALHCAGVPVDQPFIEWEQVGKTLRKKWQVDETLITLGEEGLIYANATDPVYHSATKAKDVYDVSGAGDTVIAFFTAACAAGIARTQAAELANHAAGVVVGKVGTATVTPEELIESFNSHE, from the coding sequence ATGCAGGTTATCCATTCGCTGATCAAAAGAATGCAAAAACAGCATATTCTTGTTCTGGGCGATGTCATGCTGGACCAGTTTATATACGGTCATGTCAATCGCATCTCACCGGAAGCGCCGGTCCCGGTGGTGCATGTGCACCGTGAAGCCGCATACCCCGGCGGTGCTGCCAACGTAGCGCGCAACCTGTCGGAATTCGGGATTTCCGCCACGATCAGCGGCCTGATCGGCAATGACGCCAACGGGGGGACCCTGCAGAGCGTCTTGAGCGGCAGTGGAATCTCCATTAACGGTCTGCATCAAATCGAGAATTTTCAAACCATCGTAAAAACACGCATCATTGCCCGGCATCAGCAGGTGGTTCGCGTGGACCGGGAACAAAAGCACCAACTGAATCCTGACGTTATCAGAACCTTTGACAAATCACTTGAGCAGCTGATCGCCTCGATCGATGCGGTCATCATTGAAGATTACGGCAAGGGATTCATTGTCCAGAACCTGGTGGAACGGGTGCTGCATCACGCCAAAAAGCACAGTAAAATCGTTACCGTGGATCCAAATCCCAACAATCCATTGAAATGGAAAGGCGCCACGCTGATCAAACCCAACCGCAACGAGGCTTTGCACTGCGCCGGTGTGCCTGTCGATCAGCCGTTCATCGAATGGGAACAGGTCGGCAAAACACTGCGCAAAAAATGGCAGGTGGATGAAACCCTGATCACGCTGGGAGAAGAAGGCCTGATATATGCCAATGCCACAGACCCGGTTTATCATTCAGCCACCAAGGCCAAGGATGTCTATGACGTCTCCGGGGCCGGGGATACGGTCATTGCATTTTTCACAGCCGCATGCGCTGCCGGCATTGCGCGCACCCAGGCGGCCGAACTCGCCAATCATGCCGCAGGCGTGGTGGTCGGCAAAGTCGGAACCGCCACGGTGACCCCGGAAGAATTAATCGAGAGCTTTAACTCGCATGAATAA
- a CDS encoding HAD family hydrolase: MNKAVFFDRDDTIIENVPYNGDPARVNLLPGARRALQRCRDAGFLLFIVSNQSGVGRGYISKDQVHAVNREMIRQLGEHFFKDIYMCYDDPTVQQNGCRKPSPALIEQAAADYDIDLTRSFMVGDADSDIQAGQRAGCRTVRLVQAFSLSSSDSAPSSFTASSLIQTVDWILEQS; the protein is encoded by the coding sequence ATGAATAAAGCTGTATTTTTCGACAGGGACGATACAATTATTGAAAACGTCCCGTATAACGGTGATCCGGCCCGGGTCAACCTGCTGCCGGGCGCACGCCGGGCGCTGCAGCGCTGCCGGGACGCCGGATTCCTGTTGTTTATTGTTTCCAATCAATCCGGGGTAGGCCGCGGATACATCAGCAAAGATCAGGTGCATGCGGTCAACCGGGAAATGATCCGGCAGCTGGGAGAACATTTTTTCAAAGACATTTACATGTGCTATGACGATCCTACCGTACAGCAAAACGGCTGCCGAAAACCCTCCCCCGCCCTGATCGAACAGGCGGCGGCCGATTATGACATTGATCTCACCCGGTCATTTATGGTGGGAGATGCGGACTCGGACATCCAGGCCGGACAACGCGCCGGCTGCCGGACCGTCAGACTGGTGCAGGCATTCAGCCTTTCTTCATCCGACTCGGCGCCCTCTTCCTTTACGGCTTCCAGCCTGATCCAGACGGTTGACTGGATACTGGAACAGTCCTGA
- a CDS encoding multiheme c-type cytochrome, translating into MSVFAQDIPAGKDALGTRSYSDFEKPETCYSCHTDIYMQWRQAMMSQAYTHHWDEIEYFDLAVAHAEKVPELKEAVDGCNGCHTPMAYLAGDVTPPRPSEGSRANESVNCDVCHTIVGFKGDVPFNFSYQSDPGRVKYGSKPGQESPHHETQEMSLYGTTEYCGNCHNEKSPFGVWVKSTQLEWKEGPYGQDNVPCQQCHMPKARGRSAKMAQESMVAQHLFHGAHSPGKVYGSIELRMHPERRELMYDEAVVLKVQLFNGKAGHKIPTGSVEDRIMWLHVTATDSKGKTYHLPVDEKGFEGEEYTIAADVLAYQDMGVPLGKPDFKGVQRDGVPIGDRIFRMPYFDPQGRMTIMQWNTDSLGVDYRIGPRETKIETYTWLLPRDIPLGKITFNARLNYQKLVKPVADFLNVPADESEMMTINTTTTWVEIYD; encoded by the coding sequence ATGTCCGTTTTCGCACAGGACATACCGGCTGGTAAAGACGCCCTGGGCACCCGATCCTACAGTGATTTTGAAAAACCTGAAACCTGTTACAGCTGTCACACGGATATTTACATGCAGTGGCGGCAGGCCATGATGTCTCAGGCCTACACACACCACTGGGACGAAATCGAATATTTCGATCTGGCGGTGGCGCACGCTGAAAAAGTACCCGAGTTAAAAGAGGCTGTTGACGGCTGCAACGGCTGTCATACTCCCATGGCCTATCTGGCCGGAGATGTCACACCCCCGCGGCCTTCGGAAGGCTCGCGTGCCAACGAAAGTGTGAACTGCGATGTGTGCCACACCATTGTCGGATTTAAAGGCGATGTGCCCTTTAATTTCAGTTACCAGTCCGATCCCGGACGTGTCAAATACGGCAGCAAACCCGGACAGGAATCACCGCACCACGAGACCCAGGAAATGTCCCTGTACGGCACCACAGAATACTGCGGCAATTGCCACAATGAAAAAAGTCCGTTCGGCGTATGGGTAAAATCCACACAGCTTGAGTGGAAAGAAGGCCCGTATGGTCAGGACAACGTACCGTGCCAGCAATGCCACATGCCCAAAGCCAGAGGCCGCAGCGCCAAGATGGCCCAGGAAAGCATGGTGGCTCAGCATTTGTTTCACGGGGCGCATTCACCCGGCAAAGTATACGGTTCTATCGAATTGAGAATGCACCCGGAACGACGGGAACTGATGTACGATGAAGCAGTGGTGCTCAAGGTACAGCTGTTTAACGGCAAAGCCGGACATAAAATCCCCACGGGTTCTGTAGAAGACCGCATCATGTGGCTGCATGTGACCGCCACGGATTCAAAAGGCAAGACTTACCACCTGCCGGTTGATGAAAAAGGGTTTGAGGGTGAAGAATACACGATTGCCGCGGATGTACTCGCCTATCAGGATATGGGCGTGCCGCTCGGTAAACCGGATTTCAAAGGCGTACAGCGGGACGGGGTTCCCATCGGCGACCGCATTTTCCGTATGCCGTATTTTGATCCACAGGGACGCATGACCATCATGCAGTGGAACACCGATTCGCTCGGTGTCGATTACCGTATCGGTCCACGCGAGACCAAGATCGAAACCTACACCTGGCTGCTGCCGCGGGATATCCCGCTGGGCAAGATAACATTCAACGCCAGGCTGAATTATCAGAAACTGGTCAAACCGGTGGCGGATTTTCTGAATGTTCCCGCTGATGAGAGTGAAATGATGACCATCAATACCACGACCACGTGGGTAGAAATTTATGATTAG